One stretch of Nicotiana tabacum cultivar K326 chromosome 18, ASM71507v2, whole genome shotgun sequence DNA includes these proteins:
- the LOC107794144 gene encoding glutamate decarboxylase 4 → MVLSKTSSESDVSVHSTFASRYVRTSLPRFEMSENSIPKEAAFQIINDELMLDGNPRLNLASFVTTWMEPECDKLMMDSINKNYVDMDEYPVTTELQNRCVNMIARLFNAPLEEKETAIGVGTVGSSEAIMLAGLAFKRIWQNKRKAEGKPYDKPNIVTGANVQVCWEKFANYFEVELKEVKLREGYYVMDPVKAVEMVDENTICVAAILGSTLNGEFEDVKLLNDLLIEKNKQTGWNTPIHVDAASGGFIAPFLYPELEWDFRLPLVKSINVSGHKYGLVYAGIGWVIWRTKQDLPEELIFHINYLGADQPTFTLNFSKGSSQVIAQYYQLIRLGYEGYRNVMENCRENAIVLREGLEKTGRFNIVSKDEGVPLVAFSLKDNSRHNEFEVSETLRRFGWIVPAYTMPADAQHVTVLRVVIREDFSRTLAERLVLDIVKVLHELDTLPARLSAKLEEVKLVKNGKKSELEVQREVTNYWKKFVLARKALVC, encoded by the exons atggttCTCTCGAAAACCTCCTCTGAGTCGGACGTTTCTGTACATTCCACTTTTGCCTCTCGCTATGTTCGAACTTCCCTTCCAAG GTTTGAGATGTCGGAGAATTCGATACCAAAAGAGGCAGCATTCCAAATAATTAACGACGAGTTGATGCTTGATGGGAATCCAAGGCTGAACTTGGCTTCATTTGTGACAACATGGATGGAGCCAGAGTGTGATAAGCTTATGATGGACTCCATTAACAAGAACTATGTTGACATGGATGAATACCCTGTTACCACTGAGCTTCAG AATCGGTGCGTGAACATGATAGCACGTTTATTCAACGCGCCATTGGAAGAGAAGGAGACAGCAATTGGAGTGGGAACAGTTGGTTCATCGGAGGCTATAATGCTAGCAGGGCTTGCATTCAAGAGAATTTGGCAAAACAAACGCAAAGCTGAGGGAAAACCTTATGATAAGCCCAACATTGTCACCGGTGCCAATGTTCAG GTGTGCTGGGAGAAATTTGCTAACTATTTTGAAGTGGAACTGAAAGAAGTGAAGCTAAGGGAAGGGTACTATGTAATGGACCCAGTCAAGGCTGTAGAGATGGTTGATGAGAACACTATTTGTGTTGCTGCAATCTTGGGTTCAACTCTTAATGGAGAATTTGAAGATGTCAAGCTCTTGAATGATCTTCTCATTGAAAAGAACAAGCAAACTGG ATGGAACACACCGATTCATGTGGATGCAGCAAGTGGTGGATTCATTGCACCATTCCTCTACCCAGAGTTGGAGTGGGACTTTAGGCTTCCCTTAGTGAAGAGCATAAATGTGAGTGGGCACAAGTATGGGCTTGTCTATGCTGGTATTGGTTGGGTTATTTGGAGGACCAAACAAGATTTGCCTGAAGAACTCATTTTCCACATCAACTATCTTGGAGCTGATCAGCCCACCTTTACTCTCAATTTCTCCAAAG GTTCAAGTCAAGTCATTGCTCAATATTATCAGCTAATCCGTTTGGGCTATGAG GGATACCGAAATGTAATGGAGAACTGTCGCGAAAACGCCATTGTGCTAAGGGAAGGACTTGAAAAAACAGGACGTTTCAACATAGTCTCGAAAGATGAAGGTGTCCCTTTGGTGGCCTTTTCCCTCAAGGACAATAGCCGTCACAATGAGTTCGAGGTGTCCGAGACACTCCGTAGGTTTGGGTGGATTGTCCCAGCCTACACGATGCCCGCTGACGCCCAACACGTCACGGTGCTTCGTGTGGTGATCCGGGAGGACTTCTCGCGAACCCTAGCAGAGCGTCTCGTCCTCGACATCGTCAAGGTCCTCCACGAGCTGGACACACTTCCAGCTAGGCTGAGCGCCAAATTAGAGGAGGTGAAGCTGGTCAAGAATGGAAAGAAAtctgaacttgaagttcaaagggAAGTTACCAATTATTGGAAGAAGTTTGTTTTAGCTAGGAAAGCACTTGTTTGCTAG